The Natrinema sp. DC36 genome includes the window AGCAACTCGAGACGATCGAAGAACACACCCACCACATCGAACACTACCTCGAAGACGACACCCTCGTCCTCGAATCAGCGACGAAGTAACTCGAGCGGTCGACCGCAACCGAGTTCCGAGTGGTCTCTCGTGGGTTCGCTCCGAGAGTTTCAGTTCGATTTCGATCCCGATCGATGCCGAAGAATATCTCGATAACTACTACTTGACGGGGGCGCTGAACGCAATCGTAATAGAGCTCGAGGGGAAAGCAGCCGCTGGAAGACGAGCTATTGAGTCGATTCGACGACGCGGTCGCTCGAAATCCATCCCTCAGTGTTCCCGGATTCGATGAAGACGACTCTGTCAGGACCGCTTTCGCAGACCGATATCTCGGGTCCGTGGGCCGCATCCGGTTCGGAGTCACGTTCGGCATCCGATTGCGTACCGGTAGTCATTGACTCTGTTTAGGCAGGCCTAAAATAAAAAGAGTGCGGTTTCGATCAGTCGTCATCGGTCGTGTCCGAGAAGGAAGCCTCGGCTCACCGGGGGTCCGACTGTGTGGAAGAGAGCGACCTTACCGCGTCTTCAGACGGGTCGTCACCATCAGCGAGAAGCGTCGATGCGAGGCGATCGACGACTGTCGGACTAACCGCTCCCGCCAGTTCCATCGCCTCGCTCTCGTGCTCGTCGAGTCCGAGCACGTCGTGAAAGAACCGCGAAAGGGTATCGTAGGTCTCGTACAGTTCTTCGGCGGTCGCTCGCCCCTCGGCCGTGAGCGTCGCTCCGTCGTACGGTTCGTACGTCAGGTAGCCGTCGGATTCGAGCCGCTGAAGCATCTCCGTCGTCGCCGACGGCGAGCGATCGACCGCGTCGGCCACGTGCCCGGGTGAAATCGGTGGCGAGCCCCGCTGTTCCGCGAGATAGAGAACGAGAAGGTAGTGGGAGACCCCAGTCATCGGTCAGTGAATCGACGTGTGGACGATCGCTGCGGATCCGAATCTCGACGCGCAGACGCGGCGCTTCTTCACGCTCGAGCGCGGCCGTGGGACGGCATCGGCTGCGAGCCGCGTTTCGGGATCCGCCATCGTACTGTCGGGAGTGATATCACGACCCTCCGTTCTCGCGTTCGGTTTCGATTTCGCGCGCCGCTTCGACGATCAGGTCGTCGTCGATGTGCTCGAGCAGTCGTTCGTGTCCGCGTTCGATCCGCCGTTCGATATCGTCGTCGGCGAGATACGTCTCGAGCCTCCGGTCGATTTCCCGCTCGCGTATCTCAGTGAGGCGATTCGCCTCGAGGTCGTGATCATCGGGCACTCGGTCGTCGAAATACTCCCGCCACCGATCCCGGTCGCTCCACTCACCGTCCAGTTCCGCCTCTCGTCGCATCCAGTCGTAGTAGTTCGCCACGGCGTCGGGGTACCCCGCTTCCCGTCGAACGTCCTCGACGACGGTGATCCCGACCCGCGTGCCGCGTCCGGCGGCCATGCTCGCCTGATAGCCGGTCTCGCCGTACGGCGACGCGACGAACAGGTCCTCGACCGGCGTCGTCCCGTCGCTCTCGGCGTACCCCTTGTCGAAGTGCTCGTGTTCCTCGCCGTCGTGTTCGTGCGTCTCGAACATCGCCGTCTCGTCGTCGAGACCGCGCATGTACTCGCCGTCGTAGCGCGTGGCCGCGATCACTCGACGAGCGGTAACCGGTTCCCCGTCCTGCAGGCTAATGACGAATCCCTCGCCGTCGTCGATGCGCTCGAGCGACTCGACGAGATCGGGAGCGATCTCACAGCCCGCCTCCTCGGCGTGATCGTGCAGCAGCCCGTACAGCGTCTCGATGTCGATCCCCGCGGGGAAGCCGAGGTAGTTCTCGAGGTAGGCACATCGCTGAATCGAGGAGCGTCCGCGATCGAAGATGACCGTGTCCAGGCCGTACCGGGCCGTGAAGACGCCTGCTGCACAACCCGCGGGGCCGCCGCCAACGACGACGACATCGTGATCAAACGTCGTCTCCGCTCGATCAGTATCGATTACACTCATTGGTTGAACCTGCTTTCTGCAATCTGCTGGTGGTCGAAGCGCTGTTCGTCTTCGCGGATGTCGGGTGCGTCGTCACCGTCTCCTGTAAGACCCGTATGGCACACACGAGTGGCGCTACTCGAGACGGAGTTACCGAGTCTTCCGTACGTCGTATCAGTAGTGGCGTGAATCATGGGTCGTCGTTATCGTCTGACCGTCACTGGCTGGTCAGCGGCGATGAACGGCTCACCGTCCCCATCGGCGAACGCCAAGCCGCCACACTCGCTGCGACGGACTCGCCACGACGGCAGGTCGGGGATGTCGTAGTCCGACGGGTCACGGAAGGCACCCGCAATCGCCCACTCTCGAGCGCGCATTCAGTGATTCCCCGCGATGATGTCAGCGACCGCCTGCCGGTTGAACAACTGTTCGTCCTCCGGAAGTTCCGGGTACGGGCCGTCGGTGTAGGTCGGCCACTCACCGAATATCTCGGGATAGAGCTGTTTCGCGGTCATCTCGAGCTGGAACAGGTTCAGAATCGGCCCCTGGTAGCGCGCCCCCTGCGCGTAGACGCGATCGTTTTGGACCGCGGCGAGCTCCTGCCCGACGGCGTGATTCCGCAGCGCCGATCGAATTCCGGGCATATCGGTTTGGGGGTGCATCCCGCCCAGTGAGAAGAGAACGTCGGGATCGGCCTCGAGCATCCCCTCCATATCGATCGTGTCGCCGGAGGAAATGTCGTCTCCGAGGGCACCGATCGGATCGAGCGGGCGCACGTGCTCGATCAAAAATCCTGGCGTATCCAGCGTGTAGACGTACATGCTCTCGATGTCGCTCATCCCCGCTATGACCGCGGTCGGGCGCTCCTCTTCTGGGGGGAGATCCGCCTCGATCGTTGCCAGCAGGTCCGCGTGAATCGTCTCGAGCGCGTCGTAGCGCGACTCTTCGCGGAACACCGCTGCGACTTTCTCGAACAGCTCCCAGAGAGTGTAATACTCGTAGCGGTCGGCCCACTCGGCCGGCGGTTCGCCGTGTCTGTCACTAAACGTGTTCCCGAACCAAGGTGAGACGGTATCCCGGATTTCCTCGACATCTGTCGTGTTCCAGCTATCGAGGGCGTTTACGCTCGCCGGGTCGGCGAGGTGGATATCGCTGTCGAGACTATAGAGCTTTTCTTTGCCCGGATCCCAGGAGGAATACAATCCTGACCAGTCCAACGTGACGCCCGGCAATCGTTCGGTAAACTGGTTCCAGAGCTGGTCGTAGTAGTCGGGTGCGTGCATCGCGTTGACGTCGTTCCCGCGTCCGAGGGCGAACGCCATGCCTGCGTGGTGAGTCAGCCGCGTGAAGATGCTCTCCGGCGGCGAGTCGAACGAAACCTCGCCCATCGGGGCCATCGTCACCGAATAGGAGCCGTCGCCGGACTCCGGTTCCGAGTCCTCGGTTTGTCCAGCCAGGTCCGAACAGCCCGCGAGGGCGGTCCCGGCCGCGAGCGCGCCGCCGTACTTCAGCGCGTCTCTGCGCGTCGGTCCCTCGGTCGTGGTGTCGTCGGTATCACTCATTCAGTTGTTACCGTTGATGATGTCTGCGACTTCCTGGCGGTCGAATAGCTGTTCGTCCTCGGGAATCTCGGGGTACGGGCCGTCGGTGTAGGTCGGCCACTCTCCGAAGGTGTCGGGATAGAGTTCCTTCGCCGTCATCTCGGTCTGGAAGAGGTTCATTATCGGCCCCTGGTTGCGCCCGCCCTGGGTGTGGATGCGGTCGTTCTCGACTGCCGTCACCGATTCAGTGACCGGATCGTTCTGGAACCGTTCTCGAGTCTTCGTTACGTGCCGAGACTCTGACATCCCAGCGAGACAGAGGACAACATCGGGATCAGCTTCGACGAGGGCCTCGTAGTCAACTGTCGATTCGGTCTGGACATCCGCAAAAACGTCGTGTGCACCAAGCGGGCGAGTGTGGGCGGTCAGGAAGCCAGGGCCGTTCAATGCATACGTATACATACTTTCCTCACCCTGGATGAGGATGATCATCGCCACCGACGGCCGCTCGTCTTCCGACGGCAGATCCGCCTCGATCGTCGTGAGCATCTCACTGTGGACGGCTTTGAGCGCCTCGTAGCGCTCCTCCGCTTGGAACACCTTTGCGACCTTCTCGAAGATCTCCCAGAGCGTGTAATACTCGTAGTCGTCGGCCCACTCCGCGCCCGGTTCCTTGTTCGCGTTGCTGAGCGTGTTGCCGAACCACGGGGCGACCTGCTCGCCGATTTCCGCGGTGTCCTCGCGCGTCCAGCTCGGCATGTTCGTCATGTACGCGGGGTCCGCGAGGTGGAGGTCACTGTCGAGTTCGTAGAGGAACTCCCTGTCGGGATCCCACGTTCCGGGAAGATCAGCCCAGTCGACGGAGACGCCCGGGAGCCGCTCGAGGAACTTGTTCCACATCGTGTCGTTGTACGCCGGATTGTACATCATCGAGGAGACTGCGTCGCCGTGGCCGGCCGCGAGCGCCATGTCCGCGTGATGGGGGAGAATCGTGAAGACGTTCTCCGGTGGCCGCTCGAACTCGACGGTTCCGCTCGGAGCCATCGTCACCGAGTACGTCCCGTCCGACTCGTCGGACGAACCCGGTTCGTTCTGGCCGGCGAGGTCCGAACAGCCCGCCAGCAGCCCGCCACCGACGACCGTTCCGCCGTACTTCATGTAGTCTCGCCGCGTCGGTGCTCCAGTCGTTCTGTCGGTAGTGTCGTTCATCGTTCAAACTCTCCGTTGATGATGTCCGCGACCTCCTGCCGGTCGAATAGTTGCTCGTCGCCTGTCACGTCTCCGAACGTATCGGGGAACAGCTGCTTCGCCGCTCGCTCGGTCAGGAAGAGATTGTGAATCGGTCCCTGATTGAGGTAGCCGCCGCGATACACTCGCCCGTTCTCGACGGCGGTGAGCTCGCTCCCGACGGGATGATTCCGCATGTAGTCGAGAACGACGTCTCGGAACTCCGTGGCGGATTTTCGTTCGTGGCCGCGGACGAAAATTACGTCGGGGTCGATCTCGAGGAGGTTCTCGTAGTCGAGTTCGCCGCGGTTCGTGGTGCTGAGATTGTCGATGTCCGTCCCCGCCAGCGCGTCGTGGACGCCGAGGTCGCGCCACTGTTTCTTGCTCGTCCCCGCGTCGTCGAGTCGATACGGCGAGAACGTCTTCGGTTCCTCGGTCCCCTCGAAGGTGAGGAAGACGTCCGGTCGGTCATCGCTCGGCGGGAGTCGCTCCTGGATCGACGCGATGAACTCGGTGTGGAGTTCGCTGAACGCCTCGTAGCGTTCCCCCTGCTGGAACACCTCGGCCATCTTTTCGAAGGCCTCGTACAGCGTGTAGTAGCGATAGTCGTGCCACTCGTCGGATCGTCGGAAGATCAGGTTTCCGACGAACGGCGCGACCGTCGACGCGATTTCCTCGACATCCCTCTCGTTCCAGTCGAACCAGTTGATGAGCATCTGGGGGTCGTACAGGTGGACGTCGCTCTCGAGTTCGTAGAACTCCTCTCTGGTTCGAACTTCGGGATACTGCTCAAGGATGTCTTGATCGACGGTCACGCCGGGCAGTTCGTCGTAAACGTCGGTGTAGTAACGATCTGCGCCACCGACGCCCGTCAATCCATCGGCCTGCCCCAGTGCGACGGCCATATCGGCGTAGCCGCCGTCGTACGCGGCCCACCGCTCTGGTACCTGGTCGAACGAGACCGTCCCCATCGGTTCCATCGACACGGAGTACGATTCGGCCCCGGTCGTCTCGGTCTCCGCATCCCCCTCCTGTCCGACGAGATCCGAACAGCCAGCGAGGGTAGCGCCGGTTGCGAGCGCCCCGCCGTATTTGAGCGTGTCTCTGCGTGTCGGTGTCGCTGTCGTGTTTGTATCCTTGGGATTCATTTAGATCTCTCCGTCGATGATGGCTGCAACTCGCTGCCTGTCGAACAACTGCTCCGACTCGGGGAACTCCGGATACGCCCCACCGTCGTATCTCGGCCACTCGCCGAACGCATCCGGATAGAGTTCCTTCGCGCCCATCTCGAGTTGGAAGAGGTGAGCGATCGGTCCGCCGTACCGAATCGCCATGGGGTAGACGCGGCCGTTTTCGACGGCGGGGATCGCTCGAGCCACGGGATCGTTTTCGAGGTAGTCTTTGATCTCGACGAACTCTCTGGTCGGCCCCATCGCGTGAGTGTTGAGAATCACGTCGGGATCGACTTCGACGAGCGCCTCGAGGGCGATCTCGCTGTACGCGTCCGCGTCGGCGAACGCGTCTTCTGCACCGAGCGGGCGGAGATGCGCCTGCTCGTAGCCGGGGTCGTTGAGTGCGAACGGCCAGATACTCAGTTCCCCGTCCGAGAGCGCCGTCTGTATTCGGGCGACCCGCGGCCGGTCCGTCTCCGGCGGGAGATTCGCTTCGATCTCGGCGAGGAGATTCGTACGGACCTCCGTGAGCTCTTGATACCGCTGTTCTTCCCGAAAGACCGCTGCGACCTTCTCGAAGATCTCCCACAGCGTGTAGTATTCGTAGTCGTCGGCCCACGCAGCCGGGGGCTCTCTGCGGGAATCGCTGTAGGCGTTGCCGAACCAGGGGGCGACGTTCTCGCCGATCTCCTCGATATCGTCGCGGTCCAAACTGTCCATCACCGTCATGTACGCCGGATCGGCCAGGTGGAGATCGCTGTTTAGCTCGTAGAGTTGCTCCTTGTCGATGTTCCAGGAGTTCGGGAGGTCGGCCCAGTCGGTGGACACGCCCGCGAGGCGCTCGAGGAAGAGTTCGTAGAGCGCCCCGAAGTTCTCCGGACTGTACATCGTGTTGATCGACTCACCGTGTCCGAGCGCGAGCGCCATATCGGCGTGGTGGACGAGGTTCGCGAAGACGTTCTCCGGCGGCCGCTCGAGCGTGATCTCGCCGGCGGGGGCCATCGTCACCGAGTAGGACCCTTCGTTTGTCTCCGCCGGCGATTCGTTCTGGCCAACGAAGTCCGAACACCCTGCCAGCAGTCCACCGCCGATGACTGTGCCTCCGTACTTCACGTAGTCTCTGCGCGTCGGTGCATCTCTCGTATCGACATTCTGGCCAGTCATCGTTCGAAGTCCCCGTTGATGACGTCCGCGACCCGCTGGTGATCGAACAGATGCGCCTCCTCGTCCAGCAGCGTTTCGACGCCGTTCCACTCGCCGAACCGGTCCGGATAGAACTGTTTCGCCGCTGCCTCCGTCTGGAGGAGATTGATCACTGGGCCCTGATAGGACGTGCCGCCCCGATACAGGCGGTCTTCCGTCACTGCAGTGAGCTGTTGGCCGAAAGAACTGGAGCGAAGCCGTTCCATCCGCTCTTCGAACTCGGCCGCGGAGACGTGTGAAAAGCCGTAGGTGAACACCAGAACGTCCGGATCGACCGCGAGTAATTGTTCGTAGTCCCAGTTCGCGTAACTCCCGTCTATATGCGACGCGAACCCGTCGTTGATCCCGAGGTCGCGGTACTGTTTCTTCCCGTTGCCGGCGCCGACGGGGTACGCGTGGAACGATCCGGTTTCGAAATCGGAGAAAGTGGAGAGTAGACCGATTTCCGGCCGCTCGTCTCGTGCGGGAAGGTCCGACTGCAGTTCGTCGATGAACTCGTCATGGACGTCCTTGATCGCCTCGTAGCGTTCTCGCTCCTGAAACACCGCGGCGATCTTTTCGAACGCCTCGTACAGCGAATAGTACTCGTACTCGTGCCAGTCCTCGTCGTGCCGGCGGATGTAGTTACCGACGAACGGTCCGAGTCCCGCTTCGAGTTCGTCGAAGTCCCCCTTCGAAAAGCCGTCGTGCTTCAGGCTAACGAAGTTCGGGTCGAGCAGGTGAACGTCGCAATCGAGCTCGTAGAACACCTCCTTGTCGAAACTGCTCGCGTTGTAGAGTTGCCGTACACCGTCGAATGACACGTCGACGCCCGGAAGGGTATCGTACAGCCCGTCCGGCCAGGTATCCCGGTAGACGAGCGCCTCGAGCCCATCGAGTTGGCCGAGCGCGATCCCCATGTCCCCGTACGTACTGAAGTACCCCATCCACGTCTCGGGAACCGATTCGAACTCGACCTCGCCCGCCGGTGCCATCGTTACCGAGTACGATCTATCGTCCGTCCCCGCCGTCGATCCCGAGTCGTTCTGGCCTGCGAAGTCCGAACACCCTGCCAACAGTCCCCCGCCGACGGCCGTACCGCCGTACGTTACGAACTCTCGCCGCGTCGATTCCCCACGTCTTGTTTCGTCCCTCTCCATGGTTTTAGGCCCGCCTAAAACATAATAAACGCTCCGGTTTTTAGGCGGGCCTAAAATCAGCGTTCGCCGTCGGTCGGCCCGTGGGTGATGGTATCGACGAACGCCTCGGGCAGGTCGTCTATCTCGCCGGTTTGGACGCCCCACAGATCGGCGTACAGGCCGTCCGTCGCGAGCAACTCCTCGTGGGTGCCGCGCTCGACGATCCGTCCGTCCTTCAGCGCGAGGATGGTGTCGGCGTCCTTGATCGTCGACAGTCTGTGGGCGATGGCCACCGTCGTCCGCTCGGTGGTCAGCTCCTCGAGCGAGCGCTGGATGAGGTACTCCGTCTCCGTGTCGACGCTGGCGGTCGCCTCGTCCAGCAGGATGATCGCCGGATCCTGAAGGATCGCCCGGGCCAGTGCGATCCGCTGGCGCTGGCCGCCCGACAGTTTGACGCCGCGCTCGCCGACCCGCGTCTGATATCCCTCCGTTAGCTCCCGGATGAACTCGTGGGCTTCCGCCGCGTCGGCCGCCTCCCATACCTCGTCGTCGCTCGCGTCGAAGTGGCCGTAGCGGATGTTCTCGGCCACCGTCCCGTCGAACAGGAACGTGTCCTGACTCACGTACCCGATGGCCTCCCGCAGGTCCGAAACGCGGACGTCACGCACGTCGTGGCCGTCGACGCGGATCGTACCGTCGTCGACGTCGTACAACCGTAACAGAAGTTTCGCGACCGTCGACTTGCCCGCGCCGGTCGCACCGACGAGTGCGATCGTCTCGCCCGGTTCGACATCGAAGTCGACCCCGTCGAGGACCGGTACCCCGTCCTCGTAGCCGAATCGAACGTCGTCGTACACGAGTCGACCCGCGACGTCCTCGAGTGGGACCGCATTCGGCGCGTCCCGAATCCCGACCGGGACGTCCAACAACCCGCAGATACGCTTGGCCGACGCCTTCGCGTTTTCGTACCAGTCGACGATGCTCGAAAGCTGGGCCATCGGCCCCGTCAGGCGCTGGGTCAACAGCATGAACACGACGAAATCGCCGGTCGTGAGTTCGCCGGAAAAGAACAGCGACGGTCCGGAGAACACCCACAACCCGCCGACGACGAACGTCGCCAGCAGCGCCGCGCCGGTGATCAACTCCATCCCGGGCCGATAGAAGTAACTCAGCTTCAACACGTCCATCTGCGCGTCGAACACCGATCTCGAGACGCCCCGGACGCGGCCGTTCTCGTACTCCTCGGTGGAGGCAGTCTTCACGAGTTCGATCCCGCTGAGGCCGTTCTCGATGCGCGTGTTCAGATCGCCGATCGTCGAGCGGACGGCGGCGTAGCGGGGCTCGATCACCCTGACGAACCACCAGGTAAACGCGACCAGCAGCGGCACGGCCCCGAGGGTGAGCAGTGCGAGTTGCCAGTTCGTATAGAGCAACGCGGCAGTGATCCCGACGACGATCACACCGATCCGCACGCTGTCTCCCAGCGCGTTATCGAAGAACACCTCCAGGTTCGAGATGTCGTTGTTCAGAATCGACATGACTTCGCCCGTCTCCTTGTTGTCGAAGAAGGTCATATCGAGGCGCTGCATCTTCTCGTAGGCGTCCGTTCGGATCGTGTACATCACCCCGTGCGCGAAGAAGTTCATCGCCACGCCCCGGACCCACTGGAGGAGCGCGCCGCCGGCGAGCGCGACTCCGATGACGGTCGCGGAGAGCCAGAACTGCGCGGTCGGCTCGGTCGGCAGCCACGCGCCGGGCACGAGCGGCAGCGCGTACGTTCCCTCGCCGGTGAACACCGCATCGATGGTCGTCCCGAGAACGAGCGGCGTCACGAGGATCGACCCGTACGCGAGCGCGCTGGCGACCAGTCCGAGTGCGAGCCACCGCCCCTCCCCGAGACCGTAGGTGCGGAACAAGCGAATCAGCGGCTTCGAGACTCGTTCACGGTAGGTGTCGAGTTCCGTCTCGAGGGTCGCCTGATCGCTCACCACGCGGCCTCCGCGCCGGCGTTTCGGCCGCCAGTCTCGCCGTCGGTTCCTCGAGTCGCCTCGCCGCCATCCGAATCCGTGCCGAGTTCGTCCGGACGAGAGCCCTGTAACTCGAGGTTCGAACCGGAAAGCGGACTTACTGCCGACTCGTCACTAGCGTCCGACGACTCGGCAGCTGCGCCTCTCGGTTCGCTCGTTCGTCGCCCGTCCGTACCGGCGCGTCCCATTCAGATCTCACCCATGTTCTCCTGCTTTCGCATCAGATAGAGGAAGTACGGGCCGCCGATGAGTCCGGTGACGATGCCGACGGGAATCTGCGTGGGACTCAACGCGAGTCGCGCGCCCACGTCGGCGGCGACCATCAGCGCCGGACCGACGAACAGGCAGCCGATGACCAGTTTCTTCGAGTCGCTCCCGACGAGGTTTCGAACCATGTGCGGAACGATGAGGCCGACGAACCCGACGATGCCGGCGACGGCGATGCTCGCCGCCGCCGCGAGGACCGCGACCCCCGAGAGCGCGAATCTGACCTTCTCGATCGACATCCCGAGCGACTTCGCCGTCTGCTCGCCCAGCAAGAGGACGTTCATCTGGCGCGAGCCGGCGATAGAGAGCAGAACGACCACGATCGTCCACGGAAGCACGAGTCGGACCTGTTCCCAGTCGGTCCCGGTCAGCGATCCGGTGGTCCAGGCGATGGCCGACTGGACGACGCCGATATCGTCCGCGAAGAAAAACAGTGCGGTCTGTAACGAGCCGAAGACCGTTCCGACGATCACGCCGGCGAGCACTAATCGGACCGGCGAGGTACCGTTCTTCCAGGCGATCACGTAGACGATGAGAAACGCACCGGCCCCGCCGAAGGCCGCGATCAGCGGAAGGAACGCCGTCAAACTTCCGAACACGACGAGGGTCAGCAGAATCATGAGTCCCGCCCCGGAGGAGACGCCGAGGATGAACGGGCTCGCGAGTTCGTTTCGGGTCACCGCCTGAAAGATGGCCCCCGAGACGGCGAGATTCATCCCGACGAGGACCGCGACGAACACCCGCGGAAGGCGGATGTTCCAGACGATGAGGCTTTCGGTACTCATCTCGGGCATCGCCTCGCCGAGCAAGAACGCGTCCCAGGCCTGCGGATTGAACACCACGTTCGGGTTGAAGAGTGCGAGCCACGCCTCCGCGTGCGTCATCGAGTAGGCACCGTAGCTCACCTGTATCAGTCCGCCGACGAACACGATGGCGAGGCTGCCGAGTACTACCGTGACGAGTTTCGGATCGAGGAGCCACCCGAACCGCGTCTCGTTTCGTCGCGATGTCGTCGGCTCTCCTGTCGCGACGCTCGACTTCTTCCCGCTCATCGTCGGCGGACACCGGTTGGTTCGATCGGGGCGGTACGCGAGGAACAGCCCGTCGTTCCGTCGGGTGATTCGCCACCGATACCGAACAGCGACGACTGTCCCGGAACCGACACGTCGCCGATGACCCCCCCACCGTCCGTCACGCGTTCTCGTCGAGCCAGTGCGTCGATCTCCCCCGATTCGCCGGTCATACTGTTTTAGGCCTACCTAAAACATAAAACCGTTCCGATTTTTAGGCCAACCTAATTGGCGCGCCGCGTCAGCGGGGGCCACCGCATTGCGGACAGATCGGTGGACCCGGTTCGGGGAGCGAGAGCCCACAGTAGGGACACTCGTCGCCGTCTGGAGCGGTGATCTCATCGACGACCTCGTCGGTTCGGTCACGGAGAGCCGTTATCGTCCCGATTTCCTCGGGAACGGGATCTCCCGGCCCGTCGTCCCCGTCGATCGCATAGCGGACTCGATCGACGAGGAACTCGACCGAATCGTCGTCCGCGGCCGAACGCACGTCGGGTATCGTCACGTCCGAATCCGACCGGGCCAGCAGGCCCAGCGCCTCGGTCGCCCGTCCCCGGACGTAGGGACTCTCGTCGTCCAACCGATCGCACAGTGCAGCGGCGCTCTCGGACAACGCGTCCGGATACGCACAGCCGACCGCGACCAGCGCGGTACAGAGGTGATATCGAACGAGTTCGTTCGAATCGGTGAGATGGCTGGCCAGATCCGAAACGTGATGTCGGAGCCGCTCCTGGTCGCCCAGCGCCACGTACTCGAGCGCTTTCGCCAATTTCTCTCTCACCTCGGGCTCGTCGAACGACAGTCCGATTCGCAGGTCCGCCATTACCTCGGGTGACGCGACCGCTTCCGGGTGGTCCCGCGCGACGTAGCCGAGCGCCTCCGCCGAACGAGCGCGCACGTAGTAGAACTCGTCGTCGTCGGCCAACCGGTCAGCGAGGGGTGAGACGACCGACTCGACCGCGTCCGGTTCGGCCTCGGCGACGGCGACGAACAGCTTTGCGGTCGTCAGCCGAATCGAACGCTCCTCGTCGGTGAGAAATAGCGCCAGCGTCGTCAGTACGGGCTCGAGCGCAGCCGGTTGCCGTTCGGCGAACTGTCGGAGGGTGCGAAGCGTCGTTTTCCGCGCTCCCGCCTCACGCTCCGTGAGTCGTTCGGCCCAGATCACGAGCCGCTCTCGCGGTTCCTCCTCGAAGAGCACCTCGAGTTGATCGATCGACGGCGGCT containing:
- a CDS encoding ABC transporter ATP-binding protein, with amino-acid sequence MSDQATLETELDTYRERVSKPLIRLFRTYGLGEGRWLALGLVASALAYGSILVTPLVLGTTIDAVFTGEGTYALPLVPGAWLPTEPTAQFWLSATVIGVALAGGALLQWVRGVAMNFFAHGVMYTIRTDAYEKMQRLDMTFFDNKETGEVMSILNNDISNLEVFFDNALGDSVRIGVIVVGITAALLYTNWQLALLTLGAVPLLVAFTWWFVRVIEPRYAAVRSTIGDLNTRIENGLSGIELVKTASTEEYENGRVRGVSRSVFDAQMDVLKLSYFYRPGMELITGAALLATFVVGGLWVFSGPSLFFSGELTTGDFVVFMLLTQRLTGPMAQLSSIVDWYENAKASAKRICGLLDVPVGIRDAPNAVPLEDVAGRLVYDDVRFGYEDGVPVLDGVDFDVEPGETIALVGATGAGKSTVAKLLLRLYDVDDGTIRVDGHDVRDVRVSDLREAIGYVSQDTFLFDGTVAENIRYGHFDASDDEVWEAADAAEAHEFIRELTEGYQTRVGERGVKLSGGQRQRIALARAILQDPAIILLDEATASVDTETEYLIQRSLEELTTERTTVAIAHRLSTIKDADTILALKDGRIVERGTHEELLATDGLYADLWGVQTGEIDDLPEAFVDTITHGPTDGER
- a CDS encoding iron ABC transporter permease, with product MSGKKSSVATGEPTTSRRNETRFGWLLDPKLVTVVLGSLAIVFVGGLIQVSYGAYSMTHAEAWLALFNPNVVFNPQAWDAFLLGEAMPEMSTESLIVWNIRLPRVFVAVLVGMNLAVSGAIFQAVTRNELASPFILGVSSGAGLMILLTLVVFGSLTAFLPLIAAFGGAGAFLIVYVIAWKNGTSPVRLVLAGVIVGTVFGSLQTALFFFADDIGVVQSAIAWTTGSLTGTDWEQVRLVLPWTIVVVLLSIAGSRQMNVLLLGEQTAKSLGMSIEKVRFALSGVAVLAAAASIAVAGIVGFVGLIVPHMVRNLVGSDSKKLVIGCLFVGPALMVAADVGARLALSPTQIPVGIVTGLIGGPYFLYLMRKQENMGEI
- a CDS encoding HEAT repeat domain-containing protein produces the protein MDDSRQPPSIDQLEVLFEEEPRERLVIWAERLTEREAGARKTTLRTLRQFAERQPAALEPVLTTLALFLTDEERSIRLTTAKLFVAVAEAEPDAVESVVSPLADRLADDDEFYYVRARSAEALGYVARDHPEAVASPEVMADLRIGLSFDEPEVREKLAKALEYVALGDQERLRHHVSDLASHLTDSNELVRYHLCTALVAVGCAYPDALSESAAALCDRLDDESPYVRGRATEALGLLARSDSDVTIPDVRSAADDDSVEFLVDRVRYAIDGDDGPGDPVPEEIGTITALRDRTDEVVDEITAPDGDECPYCGLSLPEPGPPICPQCGGPR